The following coding sequences are from one Streptomyces dengpaensis window:
- a CDS encoding metallopeptidase family protein has translation MLEMTREEFEELVAEALDRIPPELTRLMDNVAVFVEDEPPADDPELLGLYEGTPLTDRGEWYAGVLPDRITIYRGPTLRMCDTREDVVAETEVTVVHEIAHHFGIDDARLHALGYG, from the coding sequence GTGCTGGAAATGACGCGCGAGGAGTTCGAGGAACTGGTCGCCGAGGCGCTGGACCGGATTCCGCCGGAGCTGACGCGACTGATGGACAACGTGGCGGTGTTCGTCGAGGACGAACCGCCCGCCGACGATCCCGAGCTGCTCGGGCTGTACGAGGGGACCCCGCTGACGGACCGTGGGGAGTGGTACGCGGGTGTGCTGCCCGACCGGATCACCATCTACCGGGGGCCGACTCTGCGGATGTGCGACACACGCGAGGACGTGGTCGCGGAAACCGAAGTGACCGTGGTCCATGAGATTGCCCATCACTTCGGGATCGACGACGCCCGGTTGCACGCGCTCGGGTACGGATGA
- a CDS encoding DEAD/DEAH box helicase, translating into MSVSSTDHVVVPENGDENENGTTGHESAAPEATFADLGLPEGVVRKLAQNGVTTPFPIQAATIPDALVGKDILGRGRTGSGKTLSFGLPTLAQLAGGHTEKKKPRAVILTPTRELAMQVADALQPYGDVLGLKMKVVCGGTSMGNQIYALERGVDILVATPGRLRDIINRGACSLENVQVAVLDEADQMSDLGFLPEVTELLDQVPAGGQRMLFSATMENEISTLVKRYLVDPVSHEVDAAQGAVTTMSHHILIVKPKDKAPVTAAIASRKGRTIIFVRTQLGADRIAEQLRDAGVKADALHGGMTQGARTRTLADFKDGYVNALVATDVAARGIHVDGIDLVLNVDPAGDHKDYLHRSGRTARAGRSGTVVSLSLPHQRRQIFRLMEDAGVDASRHIINSGTAFEPEVAEITGARSMTEVQAESAGNAAQQAEREVSQLTKELERAQRRAVELREESDRLVARAARERGEDPEAAVAAAADAVAEQAVAAEASAPAAVSEQPAERPAYEQPRQRRDERGNYERRDNDRGGFRRDNDRRDDRGGFNRDRRDDRRDGDRGGFRRDDRRDDRGGFRRDNERRDDRGGFNRDDRGGFRRDNDRGGVRRDNERRDDRGGFNRDDRGGFRRDNERRDDRGGFNRDRRDDRRDDRRDGDRGGFRRDDSGGRSFERRDDRGGHRGSDRPFNRDRQDNRPSSGFRSGSHDRPYGRRDDHRGTGAGSFGRRDEKPRWKRNG; encoded by the coding sequence ATGTCTGTTTCCAGTACTGATCACGTCGTCGTGCCCGAGAACGGGGACGAGAACGAGAACGGCACGACCGGCCACGAGAGCGCCGCTCCCGAGGCCACCTTCGCCGACCTCGGTCTGCCCGAGGGCGTCGTCCGCAAGCTCGCGCAGAACGGTGTGACCACCCCCTTCCCGATCCAGGCCGCGACCATCCCGGACGCCCTGGTCGGCAAGGACATCCTCGGCCGCGGCCGCACCGGCTCCGGCAAGACCCTCTCCTTCGGTCTGCCGACCCTGGCGCAGCTCGCCGGCGGCCACACCGAGAAGAAGAAGCCGCGCGCCGTCATCCTCACCCCGACCCGTGAGCTCGCGATGCAGGTCGCGGACGCGCTGCAGCCGTACGGCGATGTCCTGGGCCTGAAGATGAAGGTCGTCTGCGGCGGTACGTCGATGGGCAACCAGATCTACGCCCTGGAGCGCGGCGTCGACATCCTCGTCGCCACCCCGGGCCGGCTGCGCGACATCATCAACCGTGGCGCCTGCTCCCTCGAGAACGTCCAGGTCGCCGTCCTCGACGAGGCCGACCAGATGTCCGACCTGGGCTTCCTGCCCGAGGTCACCGAGCTGCTCGACCAGGTCCCGGCCGGCGGTCAGCGCATGCTGTTCTCCGCCACGATGGAGAACGAGATCTCCACGCTGGTCAAGCGCTACCTGGTCGACCCGGTCTCGCACGAGGTCGATGCCGCCCAGGGCGCGGTGACGACCATGTCGCACCACATCCTCATCGTGAAGCCCAAGGACAAGGCGCCGGTCACCGCCGCGATCGCCTCCCGCAAGGGCCGCACGATCATCTTCGTCCGCACCCAGCTGGGCGCCGACCGCATCGCCGAACAGCTGCGCGACGCCGGTGTGAAGGCCGACGCGCTGCACGGCGGTATGACGCAGGGCGCGCGGACGCGGACGCTGGCCGACTTCAAAGACGGTTACGTCAACGCGCTCGTCGCGACCGACGTGGCCGCGCGCGGTATCCACGTCGACGGCATCGACCTGGTGCTGAACGTGGACCCGGCGGGTGACCACAAGGACTACCTGCACCGTTCCGGCCGTACGGCTCGCGCGGGCCGCTCCGGCACGGTCGTGTCGCTGTCCCTGCCGCACCAGCGCCGTCAGATCTTCCGGCTGATGGAGGACGCGGGCGTCGACGCCTCGCGTCACATCATCAACTCCGGTACGGCCTTCGAGCCCGAGGTCGCCGAGATCACCGGCGCCCGCTCGATGACCGAGGTCCAGGCCGAGTCGGCGGGCAACGCCGCGCAGCAGGCCGAGCGCGAGGTCTCGCAGCTCACGAAGGAGCTGGAGCGCGCGCAGCGTCGTGCGGTCGAGCTGCGCGAGGAGTCCGACCGGCTGGTCGCCCGTGCCGCGCGTGAGCGGGGCGAGGACCCGGAGGCGGCCGTCGCCGCGGCCGCCGATGCCGTCGCCGAGCAGGCCGTGGCGGCGGAGGCGTCGGCCCCGGCCGCCGTGTCCGAGCAGCCCGCCGAGCGTCCGGCGTACGAGCAGCCGCGTCAGCGTCGCGACGAGCGGGGCAACTACGAGCGCCGTGACAACGACCGTGGTGGCTTCCGCCGGGACAACGACCGTCGTGACGACCGCGGTGGCTTCAACCGTGACCGTCGTGACGACCGCCGTGACGGCGACCGTGGTGGGTTCCGCCGCGATGACCGCCGTGACGACCGTGGTGGCTTCCGCCGGGACAACGAGCGTCGTGACGATCGCGGTGGCTTCAACCGCGACGACCGTGGTGGCTTCCGCCGGGACAACGACCGTGGCGGCGTCCGCCGGGACAACGAGCGTCGTGACGATCGCGGTGGCTTCAACCGCGACGACCGTGGTGGCTTCCGCCGGGACAACGAGCGTCGTGACGACCGTGGCGGCTTCAACCGTGACCGCCGTGACGACCGCCGTGACGACCGCCGTGACGGCGACCGTGGCGGGTTCCGTCGTGACGACAGCGGCGGCCGTTCCTTCGAGCGCCGTGACGACCGTGGCGGCCACCGTGGCAGCGACCGTCCCTTCAACCGCGATCGTCAGGACAACCGCCCCTCCAGCGGTTTCCGCTCCGGCAGCCACGACCGCCCGTACGGCCGTCGCGACGACCACCGCGGCACCGGCGCCGGTTCCTTCGGCCGCCGCGACGAGAAGCCGCGCTGGAAGCGCAACGGCTGA
- a CDS encoding amino acid permease, producing MTDDAMRSGLSDEERLAQLGYTQVLARRMSAFSNYAVSFTIISVLSGCLTLYLFGMNTGGPAVITWGWVAVGLMTLFVGLAMAEICSAYPTSAGLYFWAHRLAPERSAAAWAWFTGWFNVLGQVAVTAGIDFGAASFLGAYLNLQFDFEVTPGRTILLFAGILVLHGLLNTFGVRIVALLNSISVWWHVVGVAVIAGALTFVPDQHQSASFVFTEFVNNTGWGSGVYVVLIGLLMAQYTFTGYDASAHMTEETHDASTAGPKGIVRSIWTSWIAGFVLLLGFTFAIQSYDGALGSATGAPPAQILLDALGATAGKLLLLVVIGAQLFCGMASVTANSRMIYAFSRDGALPFSHVWHTVSPRTRTPVAAVWLAAMGALLLGLPYLINYTAYAAVTSIAVIGLYVAYVIPTLLRVRKGDAFERGPWHLGRWSRPVGIVAIAWVGVITVLFMLPQVSPVTWETFNYAPIAVLVVLGFAATWWLASARHWFLNPGHERTIAREEARKGAPEPVDP from the coding sequence ATGACAGATGACGCCATGAGGAGTGGGCTGTCGGACGAAGAACGGCTTGCCCAGCTCGGTTATACGCAGGTGCTCGCCCGCCGCATGTCGGCGTTCTCGAACTACGCGGTCTCCTTCACGATCATCTCGGTCCTGTCGGGCTGCCTGACGCTCTACCTGTTCGGCATGAACACCGGCGGTCCCGCCGTGATCACCTGGGGATGGGTCGCGGTCGGACTGATGACGCTGTTCGTGGGACTGGCCATGGCCGAGATCTGCTCGGCCTATCCGACGTCCGCCGGGCTGTACTTCTGGGCGCACCGGCTCGCCCCGGAGCGGAGCGCGGCGGCCTGGGCCTGGTTCACGGGGTGGTTCAACGTCCTCGGCCAGGTCGCGGTGACCGCGGGCATCGACTTCGGCGCCGCGTCCTTCCTGGGCGCCTATCTGAACCTCCAGTTCGACTTCGAGGTCACGCCGGGCCGCACGATCCTTCTCTTCGCCGGGATCCTGGTGCTGCACGGCCTCCTGAACACCTTCGGCGTCCGGATCGTCGCCCTCCTCAACAGCATCAGCGTGTGGTGGCACGTGGTGGGCGTCGCGGTCATCGCGGGCGCGCTCACGTTCGTACCGGACCAGCACCAGTCGGCGTCCTTCGTGTTCACGGAGTTCGTCAACAACACGGGCTGGGGCAGCGGCGTTTACGTCGTCCTCATCGGACTGCTCATGGCGCAGTACACCTTCACCGGGTACGACGCCTCGGCCCATATGACGGAGGAGACGCACGACGCGTCGACGGCGGGCCCGAAGGGCATCGTCCGCTCCATCTGGACGTCGTGGATCGCGGGATTCGTCCTCCTCCTCGGCTTCACCTTCGCGATCCAGTCGTACGACGGCGCCCTGGGCTCGGCGACGGGCGCGCCGCCGGCCCAGATCCTGCTCGACGCGCTCGGCGCCACGGCCGGGAAGCTCCTCCTGCTGGTCGTGATCGGAGCCCAGCTCTTCTGCGGGATGGCGTCGGTCACGGCCAACAGCCGTATGATCTACGCCTTTTCGCGGGACGGCGCGCTGCCCTTCTCGCACGTCTGGCACACGGTCAGCCCGCGCACGCGAACCCCGGTGGCGGCGGTGTGGCTGGCGGCGATGGGTGCACTGCTCCTCGGCCTGCCGTACCTGATCAACTACACCGCATACGCGGCCGTGACCTCGATCGCGGTCATCGGGCTCTACGTCGCGTACGTCATCCCCACGCTGCTGCGGGTGCGCAAGGGCGACGCCTTCGAGCGCGGCCCCTGGCACCTGGGCCGCTGGTCGCGTCCCGTGGGCATCGTCGCCATCGCCTGGGTGGGCGTGATCACCGTCCTCTTCATGCTGCCCCAGGTCTCGCCGGTCACCTGGGAGACGTTCAACTACGCCCCGATCGCCGTCCTCGTCGTCCTCGGCTTCGCGGCGACCTGGTGGCTGGCCTCGGCCCGCCACTGGTTCCTCAACCCCGGCCACGAACGGACCATCGCCCGTGAGGAGGCCCGCAAGGGGGCACCCGAACCCGTCGACCCGTGA